The genomic segment ACCCTGTTCGTCCTTACCCGTCACCCATGCACGACGGGCGGCGTCAAGCAGGTTCTGAGTACCCAGAATATTCGTCATCAGGAAGAGCTGCGGATTCTCGATGCTGCGGTCCACATGGCTTTCAGCGGCAAAGTTCACCACATAGTCGAATTTGTATTTGGCAAACAGCTCGTCGGCAAGAATACGGTCACAGATATCACCTTTGACAAAGAAGCAACGTTCCTCATCAATATCTTTGGCAATCGTGCCCAGATTTCCGGCATAGGTCAGGGCATCCAGTATCACCACTTTTATATCATCATGCTTTGCCAGAATATATTTTATATAGTTGGCTCCGATAAATCCGGCAGCACCGGTTACAAGATAAGTTTTCATGCAATTATGAATTATAAGTTATAGTTATGTATGAGTTTAAAGGCGGTCGTCACATCAACGGTACGAGTCGGCAAGTTCCATCAGATATTTGCCATATTCCGTTTTGCCCAGTTGTTCGCCCAGATGATAGAGCTGGTCAAGATCAATCCATCCCTTGCGCCATGCTATCTCCTCGATGCAGCTCACGCGGAATCCCTGGCGGTTCTGTATGGTGGCAACGAAGTTGCTTGCTTCGAGCAGGCTGTCACAATTGCCGGTGTCGAGCCAGGCAAAGCCACGACCGAAAAGTTCCACTTTCAGCGTGCCTTCTTGCAGATAAAGGCGGTTAAGGTCGGTAATCTCATATTCGCCGCGGGCCGACGGTTTCAGGGCTGCGGCCTTTTCTGTCACAGTGGAGTCGTAGAAGTATAGTCCCGGAACGGCATAATTGCTTTTGGGCTGTGCAGGTTTTTCTTCCAACGAAATGGCCTTGCCGTCGGCATCGAACTCCACCACCCCGTATGCACGCGGGTCTTTCACATAATAGCCGAAGATGCACGCACCTTTCTCGATAGAAGCGGCACGTTTCAGCATTGCAGAGAATCCCTGTCCATAGAACATGTTGTCGCCCAAGATAAGGCATCCCGGCTCACCGTTCAGGAATTCCGCTCCGAGCACAAAGGCCTGTGCCAGTCCATTCGGTTTCTCCTGTACCTTATAAGAGAAAGACATGCCGAGCTCCTCGCCCGTTCCCAACAGGTCACGAAACATGGGCAAATCGCGCGGAGTGGAGATAATCAGCACTTCACGTATGCCTGCCAACATCAGTGTGGAGAGGGGATAATAGATCATGGGCTTGTCGTAGACCGGCATAATCTGCTTGGAGATAGCCTTGGACAATGGATAGAGACGAGTGGCGCTGCCACCTGCAAGAATAATTCCTTTCATATTTCAGTTCTTTATTGGATTGACTTCAAATGTAGAATAAAATAAGAAGGAGGACAATGCCCCACGGCTCTCGTTGCTATTCAGAGTGCAAAGTTCGACAAAAATCAGAAAATTACAAAATTTCAAGAGAAGAAAAGTGGGATTACTAACCACTAATCCCTAACCGGCAAGCTCTATCACTTCAAGGTCCTTAAACACACCGCCGTCAATGGTGAAACGCACCATAGTGCGCACCTTATGGAAGCCGTAGATGCCGGCTGCGCCCGGATTGATATGGAGCATGCCCAATGTCTTGTCGAACTTCACCTTCAGTATATGCGAATGGCCGCTGACAAACAGCTTGGGCGGACGCACCATGATGCTCCCCTGTACGGACGGATCGTACTTGCCGGGATAGCCCCCTATGTGTTTCATCAGCACTTCCGCGCCGTCCACCGTAAAACGGAGCACTTGCGGATAGAGCTTGCGCAAGTCCTGCCCGTCTATATTGCCATATACCGCACGAAACGGCCGGAACGCCGCCAGCTTCTGCGCCACTTCCAATGTTCCTATATCACCGGCATGCCATATTTCATCGCACGACTCAAAGTATTGCAGGTACTTCTCATCCCAATATCCATGCGTATCCGACAGTAAACCAACTTTTGTCATTTTTCCTTTGTTTATATGTGCAAAGGTAGCTATATTTGGAAAATAAACCTAATCTTATATGGAAAGCAGATATTTCAAACGCGACATCAGCTGGCTGTCATTCAACTACCGGGTGCTGCTGGAGGCAGAGGACGACACGCTGCCGCTGTACGAGCGCATCAACTTCATATCCATATACTCGTCCAACCTGGAAGAGTTCTACAAGATACGCGTGGCCGACCACAAGGCCATTGCCACCGGCGCCGCGCATAGCGACGAGGAGAGCGTACAGTCCGCCATGCAGCTGGTGACCGAAATCAACGAAGAGGTGAACCGCCAACTGGAAGAACGCATCCGCATCTACGAACAGAAGATACTGCCCGCACTGCGGCAACATCACATAATTTTCTACCAGAGCCGCAACGTGGAGCCTTTCCATAAAGAGTTCCTGAGACGCTTCTTCCGCGAAGAGATTTTCCCGTATCTCTCGCCCGTACCGGTGAGCAAGGACAAGGTCATCTCCTTCCTGCGCGACAACCGCCTTTACCTTGCCGTACGCCTGCATTCCAAAGGCACTTTGCCGGGCGACCCCGACCATACGCAATATTTCGTGATGAAGCTGCCTTACAGCAAGGTGCCCCGTTTCATCGAGCTTCCCAAACAGGACAAGAACTACTATCTGATGTTCATCGAGGACATTATCAAAGCCAATATCGACACGATTTTCCCCGGCTATGACGTGGACAGCAGCTATTGCATCAAGATCTCGCGGGATGCGGACATACTGATAGACGAATCGGCCAATACCTCCGAGATCATAGAGCAGGTAAAGACAAAGGTAAAGAAGCGCAAGATAGGAGCCGTCTGCCGTTTTGTGTACGACCGCGCCATGCCGGATGACTTTCTGGACTTTCTGGTAGACGCCTTCCGCATCAACCGCCAAGAGCTGGTTCCGGGCGACAAGCACCTCAACATGGAAGACCTGCGCCACCTGCCCAACCCTAACAATGCCGTACGCCCCATCCGCAAGCCACAGCCCATGAAACTGGCCTGTCTGGACGAGCGTGAATCCATCTTCCGCTATGTGGAGAAGAAAGACCTGCTGCTGCATTACCCCTACCACTCTTTCGAACACTTCATCCATTTCCTGTACGAAGCAGTGCACGAGCCTACCGTCCGCGAGATCATGGTGACCCAATACCGCGTTGCCGAAAACTCCGCCGTCATCAACACCTTGATAGCCGCCGCACAGAACGGCAAGAAAGTGACCGTCTTCGTAGAACTGAAAGCACGTTTCGATGAAGAGAACAACTTGGCAACCGCCGAGATGATGAAAGCCGCCGGCATCAACATCCTGTTCAGCCTGCCCGGACTGAAGGTGCATGCCAAAGTGGCGCTCGTGCTGCGCCGCGACAAGCAGGGACACAAACTGCCCAGCTACGCCTATATAAGCACCGGAAACTTCAACGAGAAAACCGCCACCCTCTATGCCGACTGCGGGTTGTTCACCTGCAATCCGGTACTTGTGAACGACCTGCACAACCTCTTCCGCACATTCCAAGGCAAGGAGAATCCCGTATTCCACCGCCTGCTGGTGGCGCGCTTCAACCTGATACCCGAACTCAACCGCCTCATCGACCATGAGATAGAACTCGCCAAAAGCGGTAAGCAGGGAAGGATAATACTCAAAATGAACGCCCTGCAAGACCCCGCCATGATAGAACGGCTGTATGAGGCATCACAAGCCGGGGTGAAGATAGACCTCATCGTACGAGGCATCTGCTGCCTCATCTCCGGACGGAAATACAGCCGTAACATCCGCGTCACACGCATTGTGGACACCTTCCTCGAACATGCACGCGTGTGGTACTTCGGCAACGGCGGAAAGCCGAAACTGTTTCTCGGCTCGCCCGACTGGATGCGCCGCAACCTGTACCGCCGCATTGAAGCCGTAACCCCCATTCTGGACCCGGACCTGAAGCGCGAGCTGTCGGACATGCTTTCCATCCAACTGTCGGACAAGCGCAAGGCATGCTTTGTGGACGACCACCTGTGCAACCGCTGGAAATCGGCACGTCCGCAAAAAGAAAAGATACGTTCGCAATATACTTTCTACGAATACCTGAAGGGTTGAAAACGGAGAGCGAAAAGTTATAATTACATAAAATAAAAAAAGCCTCGCGTAAAAACGAGGCTTTATGCTTTATAAAGAACCAAACCATCTTTTGCCCTTAGGAGTAACGATGTACAATAAGAATCCACCGCATCCAACAGCTATCAGGCCAAATAATACCACTAATTCCATAATCACTCCTTTTTTAAATAACACAAAACCAAGTATAGCAGACAAAACGACAGAAATACCCGGCTTCTTCATACAATGCCTTTCGTGACGTATTATCGTTTTTCACCATGATAATTAAAGTTTCGCTATGCAAATATAAACAACTTTATGATAATATCCTCATATTAACGCCAAAAACCGACCATCTTCACAGATAACCGGGGACTACAAACTTCAAATGCCCGACATTGAAGAACTGAAAAAACTGCTATGATTTAATAAACAGCGGAGAATTGAAAAGTTAAGAGCGAAAAGTTTCTTGTAACATTTCTGTAACATGTATGACATTTCCCTGCAACACAAATAACGTTCCTTTGCAGCCAGAAATAAAATACATCTTATGGAAACTATCTATCTATGCATTGTCATCTTCCTGTTCGTCCTCGCGGTTTTCGACCTCATCGTGGGTGTCAGCAATGATGCAGTAAACTTTCTTCAGTCTGCTGTCGGAGCCAAAGCAGCATCTTTCAAAACCGTACTGTTTATAGCGGGCATCGGCGTCTTTATCGGCGCTTCCCTGTCCAACGGCATGATGGACATCGCCCGGCATGGCATCTACCAGCCGGAGCATTTCTATTTTGCCGAAATCATGTGTATCCTGCTGGCCGTCATGCTGACCGACGTAGTGCTGCTGGACGTATTCAACACAATGGGGATGCCTACATCCACCACCGTATCCA from the Bacteroides eggerthii genome contains:
- a CDS encoding metallophosphoesterase family protein translates to MTKVGLLSDTHGYWDEKYLQYFESCDEIWHAGDIGTLEVAQKLAAFRPFRAVYGNIDGQDLRKLYPQVLRFTVDGAEVLMKHIGGYPGKYDPSVQGSIMVRPPKLFVSGHSHILKVKFDKTLGMLHINPGAAGIYGFHKVRTMVRFTIDGGVFKDLEVIELAG
- a CDS encoding RNA degradosome polyphosphate kinase, which translates into the protein MESRYFKRDISWLSFNYRVLLEAEDDTLPLYERINFISIYSSNLEEFYKIRVADHKAIATGAAHSDEESVQSAMQLVTEINEEVNRQLEERIRIYEQKILPALRQHHIIFYQSRNVEPFHKEFLRRFFREEIFPYLSPVPVSKDKVISFLRDNRLYLAVRLHSKGTLPGDPDHTQYFVMKLPYSKVPRFIELPKQDKNYYLMFIEDIIKANIDTIFPGYDVDSSYCIKISRDADILIDESANTSEIIEQVKTKVKKRKIGAVCRFVYDRAMPDDFLDFLVDAFRINRQELVPGDKHLNMEDLRHLPNPNNAVRPIRKPQPMKLACLDERESIFRYVEKKDLLLHYPYHSFEHFIHFLYEAVHEPTVREIMVTQYRVAENSAVINTLIAAAQNGKKVTVFVELKARFDEENNLATAEMMKAAGINILFSLPGLKVHAKVALVLRRDKQGHKLPSYAYISTGNFNEKTATLYADCGLFTCNPVLVNDLHNLFRTFQGKENPVFHRLLVARFNLIPELNRLIDHEIELAKSGKQGRIILKMNALQDPAMIERLYEASQAGVKIDLIVRGICCLISGRKYSRNIRVTRIVDTFLEHARVWYFGNGGKPKLFLGSPDWMRRNLYRRIEAVTPILDPDLKRELSDMLSIQLSDKRKACFVDDHLCNRWKSARPQKEKIRSQYTFYEYLKG
- the rfbA gene encoding glucose-1-phosphate thymidylyltransferase RfbA; translation: MKGIILAGGSATRLYPLSKAISKQIMPVYDKPMIYYPLSTLMLAGIREVLIISTPRDLPMFRDLLGTGEELGMSFSYKVQEKPNGLAQAFVLGAEFLNGEPGCLILGDNMFYGQGFSAMLKRAASIEKGACIFGYYVKDPRAYGVVEFDADGKAISLEEKPAQPKSNYAVPGLYFYDSTVTEKAAALKPSARGEYEITDLNRLYLQEGTLKVELFGRGFAWLDTGNCDSLLEASNFVATIQNRQGFRVSCIEEIAWRKGWIDLDQLYHLGEQLGKTEYGKYLMELADSYR